A stretch of DNA from Montipora capricornis isolate CH-2021 chromosome 1, ASM3666992v2, whole genome shotgun sequence:
ATTTCTCTTGCGTCCGTCCGTGCATGGTGAAGAGCCACATCCTACCTGAGGTGCCCCCGTTAATATCGCAAAACACGGCGGATCTAGGGGAGCATACCCCGAAGATAAACCCACCATGTTGGTGGTAATCTCATGTATATGATGTCAGATAAATCAAGGAACCTAGACAACGGCGTGAATGGGACCCAGTTAACTGATCTGGGTGGCTCGCCCGGCACGGGGATGGATATCGAGCAGCCTAACCCGGGTCGTCAGCAAACTACTGCTCGCCGAGGATGAGGATACCGTACCAATAAGATTGTAATGGAGTGTTACTACAAAAGTGTACCAACTAAGAGGGGCTATCGAAAGCGCTTGTTGGCGTTATTGGAACAACTAGGGGAATTTGAGACGACGGAACAGTGACTGGCAGACCAGGCGAGGCACATACGTGTCAATGGTTGGATTTCGGAGCTAGACATGGAGGCGATAAAGAGCAAGATTGAGGAACCAATTACTACCCCACAGGAGACACATGCTCAACCATCAGAAGGTCAATCGACAACTCCAGCACTTGAGAAAATTCCAGAGGCAACCATCCCAGACCGAAATGTGGATGATTGGGAGACATATAACTTGAAGAGGCTCTCTCCGATGACGAGTTACTAATAGTCAAGAGAATGCAAGAAATTGCAAAAATCCTGAAAGACAAAGAGTACCTGctttgaaaaacattccaaGAAGGACCCTGCTGAGAGAAGTCAGGGACGTTAATGCTATCCTAGAGAAAATAATAACTAGGAGTGTCACACAATCAAACGACTTACTATAAGCAGCTTCAGTGGTAGTTACAGAGAAGCTAGGTGTAAAGATCTCCAAAAAGTATGAAAAGAAGGAGCCCGTGTGGAAGAGAAGACAGAAAAAGCAGGTGCGAGGGCTCAGACAAGATCTAAGCAGAGTCGAATGCCTCACAATAGGTAAAACGCTGAAGGTGAAAACCATGAGCAGATTAGAGAGAAAGTATAATCTCAGTACCAAAGGAAATTCTGTGGTCAAAGAAGAATTGAAGCAGCGACTTGTGGCGAAAGCAAATACGATCAAGAGATACACTGACAGAGTCGAACAATACAGACAGAATAGACTGTTCGGTTTCGACCAAAGTAAGTTTTATGCCGAGCTGGATAAAGAACCTTCAGATGAGTATATACCCCCAAACTGCCAGGATGCTAAAGACTTCTGGAGTGGAATCTGGAGTAATGAAAAGGTAGGCACAGGAAAGATACAGAGTGGCTGAAGGAGTTGAGAAGTGAAACTGTTGTAAATTGCCAGGATGATATGAGGATAGATATCGATAAGCTGAAAGCAGCCTTGAAGAAAATGCCAAATTGGAAGGCCGCTGGGCCAGATCTGGTACAGGGGTTCTCTGGCTGAAGAACATGAACAGCATGCACACAAGGCTAGTAGATCAATTGAATATGTGTCAGGAGATAGGGGAAGTTGCCGATTGGATGAAAAAAGGGAGGACACTCCTGTTTGTCAAAGATACGAGCTCAGGAAATGATGCTAGTAGCTACAGGTCGATTACGTGTTTGCCACTAATGTGGAAGTTACTTACTGGGATGATATCAGAGGATGTGTACTGGTTCTTGGATGAGATGGACCTCTTCCCGGAGGAGCACAAGGGCGCACGGAAAGGGTCGAGAGGAACTCACGACCTTCTGTTTATTGACAAAATGATCCTGCAGAGTGCTAGAAATGGGAAGAAGAACCTGTTCATGGCCTGGATTGACTACAGAAAAGCTTATGACATGCTGCCACAGTCTTGGATTAAGGAGTGTCTAGATTGGCTTGGGGTCGTGAAGAATCTGCTCTTCAAGAGCATGGAGCAGTGGAGGACGGAGCTGCACTCCATGTCAACACCTATCGGGGAAGTCAAGATCAATAGAGGTATCTTCCAGGGAGATGCGTTATCACCGTTGCTATTTGAGATCTGACTTATTCCGTTAAGCCTGCTCCTAAAAAGACCAAGTATGGATACGATCTCAATGAAGAAAAGTTGAACtatttagatagatagatagatagatagatagatactgtgttttttccttccgttttgcagctaaggctgaattacacGAATGGGGTCAATACtggaatatataatattatgaatACTTATATGTTACGAATTCGCATAGTCTCTTTGTATTACATGGTTGTCTAATTAAATTAGTGTTTCCTGACCTGAGCGTATAACCATGATAATTTGTCTGCGATGCAGTAGATGTAAGCACCGAGCGTAGTGGCTCTTGCCCGCGAGCATCGCGTAGAAAATTGACGCAAGCTTGACCACGACGCGTGGCAAGGGTCTGGAGACCAGACGCGACTAGAGCCTCGTTGTAAGCCAGGCCAGGAAATACTATTCGGAGGGCCTTCCTCTGTACGCCCTCAACAACATCACTCAAATACTCTGGTAGAGCGGCCCAAACTGGTGATCCATACTCGAGGATTGATCTTACAAGGGCGCAATATTCGTTACGTGAATGCCAAGAATTTTATAACTGTTTACATGTTTAACTACTGAGCCCATTAACTGCAAGGGACCGAGTTGCGTGGGTTGAAACTGCAAAAAGTTGATGACCATTTCCCGACACTTTTTGGGATTGAGGCGCATCCCCCGCTCAGTGGCAAACTGGCAAATATGGTCAGCCATACGGGGCAAATAGCTTGGCGAGCACCTGGGGATGATCTCAAATACAGTGGTATCGTCGACATACTTAACACGACAAGGCCAGAAACTCGCCAATCCATTCACCAAGATAGCAAACAACGATGGTGCGAGCCTAGTGCCCTGCGGTATTCCCCCGTTGGGAAAAACAGGAGGCGACAAGGAGCCATTTAACATAACACGCTGAGGCCTGAACGAGAGAAACGCTCAATCCACCGAATGAGACATTGGCTGACATTTAAGTGCTTAAGCTCTTCAGTGAGGGCGTTATGATCGACCAAATCGAATCCTTTAGAAAAATCGGCAAAGAAAATGCGCGCATAGTTGTCTCCTCTGTCAAGTGATGCTAGGATAGTATGTAATAGATATACAAGTGCCTGGACGGTGGACTTACCATTAATTGAGAATTGCTTAGGATCTAATTTGTCCTTAACCTGCTTACTTAAGGAGTTCAGGGTAAATCCTTCCATTACTTTCGCTAAATGCGAGGTAAGGGTAATCGGTCTTAAGTCTTCTTCTACTGACTTTGGAGGGTTACACTTGGGTAAGGGATGTACAATCGACTCCTTAATTTGGACTGGGACAACCCCTTGTTCCAAGGATGAGTTATAGAGATCTTTAATAACATCAGCCAGTTCGAAAGCAAATTCTTTCCAAACAACTGCTGGAACCGGATCCGGGCCAGAGGATTTTTTCACCTTGATAGACCGTAATGCGGAGAACACAGTACCACGGCAGACTAGAAGCTCTTGGGAGACTGGGACGAGTTCCACAGCAGATTCAGGAAGTGGGATAAAATTAGATGTAAGATCACGCAAGAACTCATTAAATCTCTCTGCCAGTGCATCAACTGTTGGTATCGCCTCACTGAGCATTTGGTGCCACCACTCAGAAGAGGCTGTCAAACCACTGAACGCCTTAACCTCTTTTCACCAGCATGACACATTTGACTCTTTAAGTGTAGATACTTTATTGTTGTAAAATCGTGCCCTAGCAGTTTTACACTCACGCTGAACTCGATTCCTCAGATCTTTGAAACGAGCAGAGTCTTTGCCAAGTGATGATAGCGCGTTTTGTCTCTGCCTAATCAGAGAGGTCAGTTTAGGGGTCACCCAGGGCTTGTTGTTAGGGCACACCCTTACCCTCTTCTTAGGCAGGTACAAGTCAACTGCATTAGACATGATGGTATAGAAGGCTTCAAATTTATCTTTAGCAAGTGTTAAATCAGTAACACACGACCAGTCGGTTCTCGTGATCCATCGTCCAAACGCGTTCATGCTACTCTCCCTAAGGTCACGCCTCCAAATGCTTTTGTTCACGGTTTTAAGGTCACACGTACCAACTCTCGATTTGACTAAGATAGCAAAGTGATCGCTTTTACCAATTTTAGACAGTTGCACAGGTGCCTCAAAAAGCTTTGGTTTGTTAGTCAAAACCCAGTCCAGTGTGCCAGTGACTCTAGTCAAAACTTTGACGATTTGCATGAGACCAGTCTTGTATGTAACATAACTAGGCTTCAAGCCTGTACTGATCGGGTTAAAATCACCTGTTACGATGATCACTCCATCAGGGTGTTTCGATAAGAATGTCTCACAGTTCCTGTCAATGTGACCTACCAAGCGCTCAGTCATATCACCATTAGATGGAGGATGGTATACTGCTCCAACCAAAATGCAAGAAGCACATCTGGGCAGTCGGTAGGGACGGACGAGTATCCATACAGACTCAAGGTCTGGTTCCTCGAAATCAGACATACGCTTGCATGGGAACAATGATTTGACGTATGCACAGACCCCGCCTCCATGACGGTTCTGTCGGTCGTTCCTGAAGCATAGATAACCCGGGAGATGAACTAAGGAGTCAGGACAAGAGTCTTTGAGCCAGGTTGCTGTAAGACAGACAAATTCAGCTGGATATATTTACTGTATATGGATGACCTTAAACTCTATGCGAAGTCTGATATAGGCCTGGAATCTCAGGATAATACTGTCCGGATTATCAGTGCAGATGTGGGAATGGAATTTGGTGCCACAAAGTGCGCCAAGCTCGTTGTTAGGAGAGGGAAAGTGTCTGAGGCTGAAGGTATTAAGTTGCCAGACGGAAGGGAGCTCAGAAACCTGGAAGAGGGAACTAGCTACAAGTACCTTGGCATTTTAGAGGCAGATGAGTTTCAGCGGggtaaaatgaaaaagaacCTGACCAAGGAATATCTCAGGAGAGTCCGAAAATTGTTACAGTCTAAACTTGATGGGGGACATTTCATTTCTGGGATCAACACATGGGCAGTCTCTGTGATGAGGTATTCAGCGAGTTTTATCAGCTGGACCCGAGAAGAGCTAAGGGTAGTAGACCGGAGAACAAGGAAATATCTCAATATGTATAATGCTCTCCACCCAGAGATAGTGTAGCGAGACTGTACTTACCAAAAAAGATTGGTGGCAGGAATATCAGGCCTCGTCCACTGCGTGGACCAGGGCTCAATCGGGCTCGCAAATTATATAGcagaaaacaacaagacattACTCACAGCGGCCCGAAGGGGTACCAACACCCGTCAAGAGGACAGTAAGGAGTTTAAGAAGAGGAAGCGGGAAGAACAGATGAAAAAAGTAAGGGAAAAACAACTACATGGCCAGTTTTTGCGGGAGATGGATGGGATAGCGAGTGATAAGAGCTGGGAGTGGCTGGAGAAGGGCCATCTAAAAAGACACACTGAGGGGCTAATCATCGCGGCACAAACCCAGTCTATAAAGACTAATGCGATCAAAGCTACGATTGAAAAGTCCCAGGAGGATTCCCGATGTAGGCTCTGTAAAAAGACATATGAAACGGTCAACCATCTGTTGAGTGAGTGCCCTAAATTAGCACAACCCGAGTACAAACGCCTTCACGATAATGTAGCTAAGGGTATTCATTGGGACATCTGTAAACAGCTTGGAATGGAATGTGGGGACAAATGGTACGACCACAACCCAGAACCTGTAACGGAAAATGAGGAGATCTTGTGGGATCTCACCATTCAGACGGACAACAGGCTACCACACGATAGGCCGAACATAGTTGTCATGGacaaagcaaagaaagaatGTCACATTATAGACATAGCTTGCCCGGGAAACCGTAGAATTGTTTTGAAGGAAGAGGAGAAGATTGATAAATATCGTGACCTTGCTATTGAGATTAAGGCTTTGTGGCGCTTGAAGAAAGTCCTCATAGTCCCAGTTGTAATAGGGGCGCTAGGTAGCATTACAGATAGACTTGAGGCATATTTGGCCGATATCCATGTAGGGCTGAAACCAGTAACGATGCAGAAAACTGTTCTGCTTGGTTCTGCAAGAATTATACGAAGGGTCCTGGAAAGCTAAGGCAGCTTGTTGCTGCTTGTCCAGGACATAACAGTGCAACAACAAGATTACTGTGAttttaaacaaataataataataataataataataatatttaatatttcttaggcgcaaattaacatgCGAATATGATCAGATGCGCCTTACAAAATGTAAAAAGTAAAACGAGGTTCTAACAAAAGTGCAGAATTATACCGAAGACCATAAGTGGAAGGATTCTTAATATGAATAAGATTACATATGTACTCAGGTGCATGACCATGTGTGGCCTTGAAAGTTATTAGTAATATCTTAAAATCAGTTCTGAATTGAACTGGTAACTGATGTATAGAGTATAACACGGGAGTTACGTGGCTTAAGCGCGGAATTGAACAAATCAGCCTAGCCGCTGCATTTTGCACTCGTTGCAGCTTCTTGATGTGAGTGGCCGGTAAACAATAAAGAAGACTGTTACAATCATCAATCCGTCCCATTATGAAAGCATGCACTAGTACCCTGGTGGACTTCATCGTAAGAAACTTCCTAATACGTCTTATATTTTGCAAATGATAAAAAGCAGCCTTGCATGTCTTAGCAATGTGTGTCACTAATCTGAGGTGGGTATCAAAGCAAGATCCAAGATTTCTTGCAATAGTAGCAGGAGCAACGCTTACATCACCGACTGATAACTTCTCGATATGAACTTTGCTAAGCTGTTGTCGTGTACCGATTATTAAGAATTCAGTTTTGTCGTCGCTTAACTTTAACTTGTCTAACTTGTCAGTAATCATCCATGCTCTGATTGCCTTTATGCAGAGTTCCATCCCTTCAATTGCTTCAGATTGACTTGATGAGGTGTTAGGCTTGAAGGACAAGTAGAGCTGCGTATCGTGTGCAACAGGGAGACGGTCTTTTATCACCTCAAATAACTTGCTAGAATAGATGGTAAGTTAGATGGTAAGTAGCAGAGATCCCAGACATGAGCCCTGAGGCACATCATATGGTACCTTTATACTGTCAGAAAGACAGCCTCCTGAAAAGACGCGTTGTGATCGGTAGGAAAGGTACGACGCAAACCACTTCAGAGCCGTTCCTGTGATGCCAAGACTCGAATGTACACGACGAAGTAGGATTTTGTGGTCTACCGTATCGAAAGCCGCAATGAGATCTAAAAAAACTAAAAGTGTTACATGCTGGCGGTTCATATTCATTAGTATGTCATTCTGGACTTTAAGAGTGCAGTCTCGGTACTGTGGCCTTTTCTATATGCAGAATGAAACAGACGATATAGGCCAAGATCCATCATTCGATTTTACGTTTGGTCAAATACAGCGCGTTCTGTCAGTTTTGATAGAAAATGAAGATTACTCACAGGTCGTAAGTTTTTGAATACCGGATCAAGACCAGCCTTCTTTAAGAGAGGGCTCACAAGGGCTTCCTTCCACTCCGCAGGGAAGTAGCCTGAGGACAGCGATGAATTCACTATGCGCGTGATGACAGGAAGGAGCACATCGAGACAACCGACGACCAGTGATGTTGGCATAGGGTCCATTAGGCAACACTTCTTAGCTGACTTCTTGATGAGAGCACTTACGTCACTCTTACTAAGTAAGAGGGTAGAGGGAGCTTTAATGAAACGTGTGTCTGAGATGATGTGTCTTATCGGCAACACACTATTGTTCGCTTTGAAACAAGTGTCATGTCGTGTCCAACCAGACTTAAGATGAGTGCTTGGCGCCATTTTGCTGGAAATCTTCGAGCGCGCCTTGTTCTGCTCGCTTCGCAGAGTATTAGTGGTACActtgtctgcgatcgcttcaGATGTAAATGGAAACATTTTCCTGTGGTGTTTACGATCGTTTGCGATAAGACCGACGCAGACAGCTTCCGATTGTGCCGCAGACCATTGCAGATCATAGCCTGGTTTATTGAAATggaatatttatttatttattgaatttaataaaaaaggaaattcaTATGATTTGCAACGTTACTATTTCATAATTCTTTTTTCCAAGTTCACATTAAATATTTCAGGGAGAATTTCTATCCTAAAACACCGCTTCAATGGGAACTTAACTGGAAAATTTGAACGGGACCCAACAATAGTGTTTTCTAACATATTTATCAACTTACAGTAAACCTTTCAGTCCAATGGTCACAGAAAATACATAGATACTGGGCTGCTTTTGCACTACTATAGCCACGTTAGTATGAAGTAGAAACAGTCTCTGTTAAAAACAATGCTGAACCGCGCTTTTAAACTTTCTTTAAACTGGCACTTTTTCCATCAAGAGTGCGAGCGCGTCTGGGTGATCTTCACACGTTTGCATTACCCAGAGCACCTCATAACGCAGACGTATTTTCGGCGGTCGTCTGCGTTCGCAGTCTAATAGACACCTGACATCAACGGGATTCGACCTATGACCTCCGTGAGGTCGGtgaaatgctctaccaactgcgCTAGCTATGAAGGCACTCAACTGGGAGCAGATCAATTTGTTAGACTCATTTGTTCTCGTGAAAGGAGTCAATAAAACTAGTCATAATCAAAGATTAGTGGAGTGCGTTCGATTTGTAAGGTATAGATTCAATAACAATAAAAGCGAGGTGACACTCGCTaccaccaacccggtgtggccaaaaaatcacgcggcatacgcacaaccatttcactcggtcaattagcagccatggacagctgtttcggcctttttttttcgtgaaaaacaCAAACTCCTTTATTCACATGA
This window harbors:
- the LOC138057869 gene encoding uncharacterized protein; translated protein: MDGIASDKSWEWLEKGHLKRHTEGLIIAAQTQSIKTNAIKATIEKSQEDSRCRLCKKTYETVNHLLSECPKLAQPEYKRLHDNVAKGIHWDICKQLGMECGDKWYDHNPEPVTENEEILWDLTIQTDNRLPHDRPNIVVMDKAKKECHIIDIACPGNRRIVLKEEEKIDKYRDLAIEIKALWRLKKVLIVPVVIGALGSITDRLEAYLADIHVGLKPVTMQKTVLLGSARIIRRVLES